The Cellulosimicrobium sp. ES-005 genome segment CGGGACATCGACCTCCCGCTGACGATCGTCGGCCGGAACCGCGCCGATCTCCAGGCGCTCTTCTCGCGCCTCGCGTCGATGCTCGCCGGGCCCTGCCGTCTCCGAACGATCGAGGACGACGGCTCCTCGTGGTGGACGACCGTCCACTGGGTCGGCGGCGGGCAGTACGCCCACGGCATCGACACCCACGGCCCCGACGACAACGAGGTCGACATCGTCATCACCGTCCGCGCGCCGGACCCGTACTGGACCGCCGAGAAGGCGAGCCAGAAGATCCTTGGAGGTGCCGCCTGATGGCCCGTCCCTTCGTCAAGAACCTGGCGCACCTGCCGGTCACCCCGGGCGCCGCGAACGGCACGATGACGCTGGAGAACCCCGGCGACGTCGAGGCCTACCCGATCTGGGAGCTCCGGGGTCCGGGCAAGAACTTCCGCGCCATCTCCCCCCGGGGCGAGGTGCTGGAGTGGCTCGGCACGCTCACCGCCGACGAGACCCTGGTGATCGACACCCAGGCTGGCACCGTGCTCGACGGCAAGGGCGAGAACCGCTACGCCGAGCTCGGCGAGACGCCGCGCATGTGGACGATCCCGCCGGGGGAGACCACGGCCGAGATCCAGTTCGAGGCCACGTCGTCGGGCACCTACGAGCCGGGCGAGATCGTGCGCACGAACTGGTCGGCCAACCCCGTCCCGGCCGGCCCGGCCCTGGGCAACAACATCGCGAACTTCGCCGGCTACCTCCCGGGAACCGGAGAGGCGGGCGTCACGATGACCTCGGACGCCCCGCTCACCACCGCCGTCGTCGTGACGAACTACCTCACCAACCCGTCGTTCGAGACGGGGACCGCGGGCTGGGTGCCGTCGTCGTGCACGATCGCCCGGAGCCCCAACTACCCCCGCGCCGAGAAGGTCGGAGACGGGATCGGCGTCATCACGGTGGCCGCGCCGGCCGGGACCGTCTACCTCTCCTCGAACACGCACGTCGAGTTCCCCGCGCTGTTCCCGGCCGGGGTCGGGCAGTGGGTCGGCATGTCGATCCTCGCCGGCCGCTCGACCGGCGCCCAGTACGGGCGGCTCTCGATCGGCTGGTACAACGCAGCCGGCACGGCGCTCTCGTACACGCAGGGTGCGATCGTTTCGCTGCCCGGCGGGAGCCTGACGCCGGTCTCGGTCGTCGCTCAGGCACCCGCTGACGCCGTGTCCGCGCGGATGTTCTTCTACCCCGTCAACACCGCAACCGGCGGAGTGCCGCCGGACGGGATCACGCTCGTCGACGCGGGGATGATCGTCCTCGCCCCGACGGAGGCGGAGGCCCGCGCCATGGCCGCCGACTACGTCGACGGCTCTGCTCCGACGAGGGATCTCCCGGGCGACGTTCGCTACGTGCACGGCTGGACCGGCGCGGCGCACGCCTCGGCCTCGACCCGCGCGCTCACCATCACCCCGGGCGCCAAGGGGCCGGACGGCATCCCGGGCTTCGCTCGGCGCGTCGTCACGGCGCCCAAGACCGGCGCCTCGACGGGCTGGTCGGCCACCAGCTCCGCCTACCGCTCGCCCCTCGCGGGCGCCCGTGGCGATCGGGTGACCTGCTCGGTGTACCTGCGCTACACCGGCACCACGCCGGTGCGCATCCGGCTGCGGACCATCCCCTACGGGGTTGGTGGGACCACGGCCCCGGGGATGAGCGACACCCCGCTGACCCCCCTCCCGCCGGGGGAGTGGGTCCGGCTCAGCATGACCCACGAGGCCCTCGCCGACTTCGAGACGGCCGCGTGGTGGGCCTATCTCATCGGGGGCGGCGGCGACCAGGTGCTCCCGGCGGGCTCCACGCTCGACGTCGCGGGCGCGCTCGTCGAGGCCGGCAGCCAGGTCCGCCCCTGGTTCTACGGCGGCTCGGCCTCCGGCTCGCGAGGCGCCTACGCCTTCGCCGGGGCGGTCAACGCCTCGATCTCGCACATGTACTCCGCCGTCCTCCGCGGCGCCTCTCGCGTCGCCGTCTCCTGGCGCGCCCGGAAGTGGATGGTGATCTGACGTGCTCGTCGAAGACCTGACCCTCGAGGTTCGAGATCCGCAGCTCCGGCGCGCGGGCATCGTCGACCTCAACGACGCCGTGCTCGAGATCCGCTCCGAGTTCTGCAACGTGGGCACGTGGAAGCTGACCGTGGTCAGCGACCACCCGACGATCAAGACGCTGCGCACGCCGGGCTCCGGCATCACGCTCCGGGCCCACGGCAAGGTCTTCTTCTCCGGCCGGCACGACGGGCGCACGGCCAAGGCCACGTTCGACGACCCGGAGGGCACGGTCACCTTCGAGGGGATCTCCGACGACCACATCCTCGGCGACCGCCTCGCGTACCCCGTGCCGAGCTCGCCGACGATGGAGGGCCAGACGGCCGCCGCGAACGACGTCCGCGAGGGCAAGCTCGAGACGGTCATGCACAGCTTCGTGCGCGCGAACGTGGGCCCCGGCGCGCCGGCGGCTCGCCGCCACCCGCAGCTCGACATGGGCCCGGACCTCGGGCGCGGCCCCGCGGTGAAGCGCTCGACGCGCTTCGCCAAGCTGGGGAACCTCCTGCGCGACATCGTCGTGCTCGGCGACCTCGGCTTCCGCGTGATCCAGCGCGGCACCCGCCTCGCGTTCGAGACCTACGCGGTCGCGGACCGCACGAAGACCATCCGCATGGACGTCTGGAACGGGACGCTCGAGAGCTACGAGTCGACCTCGGTCGGCGCGTCGGTCACGCACGTGATCGTCGCCGGCCAGGACGAGGGCGTGAAGCGCCAGCTCCTCGAGCGCACCTCGGCCGAGTCCCTCGCCCAGGAGAAGCTCTGGAACCGCCGCATCGAGCTGTTCCTCGACCAGCGCCACACCGACGACCTCGAGGAGCTGGCGCAGGCCGGCGACGAGGAGCTCGCCAAGAACGGCGTCGCGCAGAGCGCCGTGAAGTTCGTCCCGATGGACGACGGCACGATGGAGTTCCTCAAGGACTGGTTCGTCGGCGACCGGGTGACTGCCGTCGTCGAGGACCGCGAGGTCCCGGCGATCGTCAGCGCCGCGGTGCTCCGCGTCGACCAGGACGGCGTCCAGATCATGTGCGCGCTGGGCGACATCAACGGGCAGGGCTCGACCGAGGGCTTCATCTCCCGGACCGAGTCGCGCCTGTCGGCCCTCGAGCGCACGGCCGAGTCGGCCAAGCTGGTCCCGGCCGAGAACGTCGTCGGGCTCGCCGAGCTCGAGCTCGCGCTGCGCTACCAGCAGGGCCTCAGCGGCGGCGGGCTGCGCACCGTGTCGTTCGACCCCAACATGGGCTTCACCGTGAAGTGGTCGAACCGCTTCCTCGCGACGAGTGTCGGCTCGGGCCCCGAGATCCCGCGCGGCTTCTTCGACATCGCGCTGCCCCCGGCAGGCACGGCGATCCCCGTCGTCGGCACGAGCGAGAAGGTCACGGCGACCGACGACGGCGTGTACCTGCGCACGTACGACGCGCTGTACTACGAGCTGCCGCTCGGCGGCCAGTCCGCGTCGCGGCCGGAGAACTTCCGCATCGTGCGCTACGACGGCCCGGCCGCGAAGGTCGCCCCCTCGTGGGTCCTCGTCGCCACGGGCGCCGGCGACTCCGCGAGCACGCGCTGCGTGCGCTGGGGCACCGGCGAGGTGCAGTACCCGTGGATGTCCCTGGTCCCGCACCTGACGGAGAACTGGGCGTCGTACAGCGGGATCTCCATCCCGACCTACCGCCGGACGCCCGAGGGTGTCCAGTTCCGCGGCATGGTCCGCCCGACCAAGACGCTCTCGCTCGGGACGAACGCCTCCCACCAGTTCGCGACGGGCCTCCCCGTGACGGACGCGCCGTCGTACTACGCGGCGACGATCGCGCAGACCACCTTCGCCGAGATCCACGTCATCAACCAGTCGGGCCTCGCCGTCCGCATGAAGCAGGACATCTCGGTCGGGACGTCCTGGTGGGTCTCGCTCGACAACCTCAGGATCCCCTTCTAGCCCCACGCGCCGCGAGGGCCCTGCTCCAGCACCGGAGCGGGGCCCTTTGCCGTGCCCGCAGGAGTCCACACCATGCTCTTCCCCTCTCCCTTCCGCACCGAGCTCTCGGACGACCAGACCACGCTCCGGCTGACCTACAGCGTCGCCGGCGCCGACCCCGAGGCCCCTTTCAAGCACATCGCCGTGACTCTCCCGATCGCCGGGATCGAGATCAGCGACGCGCCCGCGCCGCCCGCAGAGCCGGGCGCTGAGGAGGTTCCCGCGTGACCCAGTTCAGCTACCCCTTCGACGACCAGGAAGTCACCGAGTCCGAGTACAGCGCGCTCTTCCGCGAGCTCCAGGACACCGGCGTGACGAGCTCCGGTGGCCTCACCGTGAGCGCTGACAGCTCGGGCCTCAACGTCAAGGTCTCCCCGGGCGACGCGGTCGTCCGCGGTCACTTCTACAGCTCGACGGGCATCGAGACCCTGCCGATCGCCCCGGGCGAGGGCGCGGCGCGCATCGACACCGTCGTGCTCCGCCTCGACCCGCAGGCGAACGAGGTCGCGCTCGAGGTGCTCAAGGGCATCGCGTCCACGACGCCGGCGCCCCCGGCGCTCACCCGCACGTCGACCGGCGTCTTCGACGAGCCCCTCGCCGACGTCGCCGTCCCGGCGAACGCGGTCACCATCGCCGCCTCGGCCGTGACGATCCGCAAGTCGTTCACCGGCACGCGGGTCCGCGAGTGGACCACGGCCCTGCGCCCGACGTCGCCGCGCCGCTACCAGCTCGGCTACAACACCACGCGCTCGACGTGGGAGTTCTGGGACGGCCAGGGCTGGGTCGACCTCGTCTCCTGGGCGACGATGCCTGGGCGCCCGACGACGTCGACGAACGACGGCCGCACGATCTTCGTCTCCGACAACGCCCCGACGGCGTCGCAGGGTGCGAACGGCGACCTCTGGTTCGAGTTCTGATGGCGATCACCTGGGGCGCTGTCCAGCGCAACCTCGCGGTCGGCATCGACATCATCATGTCGCCGGGGTCGGTCGGGGCCGGCACGACGGCGGTGACCATCACGGTCAACTACTACGTCCGCGCGTTCGAGGCGTACCACGACGACCAGACGATGAACCTCACCGGCGGCTTCTACGGCCCGGTGAACTACCGCCTCGACTCGAACAACGGCACGACGACGGACCGGCACATCGCGTCGCGGACGTTCACGGCCAACACGAGCTACAGCGGCGGCCCGACGTACACATTCGGCGCCTACCTCACGGGCGTCTACAACGGCGTGCAGCCGTCGCACTCGCGCAGCATCACGGTGCCCGCGCGCCCGCCGTCGCCGCCGAACACCTCCGGCAACCCGACCTTCTCGAACGTCACCTCGAGCAACATCCGGGTGACGTCCGCCGTCCCCGGGAACAACGGCGCCGCGATCGTCGAGTGGCAGTTCCAGCGAGCTACCAACGCGGCCTTCACGGCCGGCGTGGCGACGTACTCGCACAACGGCCACATCCTCGACATCTCCGGCCTGGCGCCGGCCACGACGTACTACTTCCGCGTGCGCTCGCGCAACGCGGCGGGCTGGGCCGGCTGGTCCGCCACGGGGTCGCGCGCCACGCTCGCAGCGGCACCGGGCGCCATGGCCGCGCCGACGATCACGGACGTCCTGCCCACCGAGGCGCGGGCCACGTTCGCGGCGCCCAGCAACGGCGGCTCGGCGATCACTCGCTACGAGGTGCAGACGTCGGCCAACACGAGCTACTCGCCCGCGCTGACGCACACCGGCTCGAGCCCTCTGCCCCTCACCGGGCTGGACCCCGGGCAGAAGCACTTCGCCCGCGTGCGCGCGGTCAACGCCGTCGGGGCGGGCCCCTGGTCCGGCTCCTCGGAGTTCACGACGCTGTCCGGCTCGGCCGTCAAGGTCGACGGGATCTGGCGCTCGGCGAAGACGTACGTGAAGGTCGACGGCACCTGGCGCCTGGCGAAGGTCCACAAGAAGGTCGAGGGGGTGTGGCGCCTGTGATCCAGATCGACCCCACCCTGCTCACCGCCGGCGCCGCCGGCATCACCGCGCTCGGCACCGTGGCCGGCGTCTTCATCGGACGTCGCAAGGACCGCGAGTCCGCGAACGTCGAGGCTCGCCGCGTCGACACCGAGGACTGGCGCGCGGTGACCGACGCGCTGCGCACGGACCTCACCGCCGCGCGTGAGGAGAACGCCCTGACCCGGGGCCGCGTCGACGTCGTCGAGCGCGAGCGAGCCCTGGACGCCGCGTGGATCGTGCTCCTGCGCGACCACATCTACCGCGGCTCGCCGCCGCCTCCGCCGGCGCGACCCACCTCTCTCTGACCACCCCGACAAGGGCCCTGCTCCAGCACCGGAGCGGGGCCCTTCGTCATGCCCAAAGGAGCACCCTCCGCATGGTCTACATCGAGCCCCGCCACCTCTGGGGCGCGCGCCACGCCAACGGCGACCTCAACCTCTCCGGCCTCGCGAGCGAGGTCTTCATCCACCACACCGTCACGACCCAGCTCCTCCCGACGGCGACCGTCGAGCAGGAGCGCGCGCAGATGCGTTCGATCGAGAGCATCGGCCAGAACCGCTTCGGCACCGGGATCTCCTACAACGTCATCGTCTTCCCCTCCGGGCGCGCGTACGAGGGCGTGAGCTTCAACCGCCGCGGGACGCACACCGGCGGCCGCAACTCGACGACGCGCTCGATCTGCTTCGCCGGCAACTACGAGGCCCACGAGCCGTCCGCGGCGGCCCTCGCGACGGCGGCGGCGATCATCGCCGAGGGGCGCGGCACGCGCTGGAAGACGGGCGCCCCCGTGCGCGCGCACCGCGAGCTCAAGTCGACGTCGTGCCCGGGCCGCTTCGTCTTCGCGCAGCTCGGCTACCTCGCCTCCGGCGCGACGCAGGTCGGCAACGAGGTCAAGCCGGTCGCCCCGGCCCCGGCGCCGAGCAAGACGCCCGAGCAGCTCTACAACGCGGGCTTCTCGGTCGCCGAGATCAAGGCGACGCAGGAGAAGCTCAACCGCCTGGGCTACCGCCTCGCGGTCGACGGGATCCGCGGCCCCAAGTCGCAGACGGCGATCAAGGACTTCCAGTCCAAGAACGGCCTCACGGTCGACGGCTTCCCGGGCCCGGCGACGCAGGCGAAGCTCGACGCGCGCCTCGCGCCGGCGGCCAAGCCCGCCCCGAGCGCGGGCCGTGACCTCTACCGCGGCTGCAAGGGCGAGGACGTCAAGGCCCTCCAGCGCCGCCTCAACCGGGACTACCCGGCCTACTCCAAGCTCGCCGTCGACGGGAGCTTCGGCCCCGCCGTCGAGGCCGTCGTGCGCGAGTTCCAGCGCCGCTCGGGCCTCAAGGTCGACGGCATCGCCGGCCCGGCCACGCGCCGCGCGCTCGGCCTCTGACCACCACCACGAAGGGAGCCATCACGATGGCGAAGCACCTCGACAGCACCGCGCTCGACGCGGCCAAGGCGGACGCGCGTGAGCGCGCGCTGCGCACCCTGTACCAGTCCCTCGGCGTCGACGTCCTCGTCGGCGTCGGCGTCGTGACCCTCGACTGGGTCGGCGGCGCGGACATCACCTCCGGCGCGGCGTGGGCCACGCTCGGCGTCCTCGTCGGCAAGTCCGCCCTCACCTCCGTCGCGTCCTACCTGACGCGCCTCAAGGTCGCCCCCACCGCGGCCTGACACGACAAGAGCCCCCACCTGGCATCGCGCCGGGTGGGGGCCCTTTCGTCGTTTCCGGTCAGAGCTCGGAGCGGATCTTCACCCACTCCTGCTCGTGGCGCCAGTCTGCCTTTGCCGCGAGGCGGTAGACCCCGATGACGACCTGGACGAGGCCGGCGACGAAGAGCGCGAACCCGAGCAGGCTGAGCGGCGTCTGGCTCGCGACGCCGATCGGGAAGAGCGCGGATCCTGCGAGGAGAAGCCCCAGCCCCCACGCGAGGACGGACGCGGCCGGCTTGATGAGCTTCGGGACCACGGGTGCGGGAGGCTGGTTCATCATCATGCGCACAGCGTAGCCGACATCACCTGCGCACGTCGTGCGTCACTCGCCCGCGCGCGATCTCCCGATCATCGCCCTCCGGCGTCGGTGTAGCGCTCGACGTAGTGCGCCCACTGGGCGTCGGTAACGCTCGCCCAGAGAACGGTCCCGAGGGCCAGGCCGACGCGCTCGGAGAACTCCATCGCGTCGATGCCTGCGGCCTCGAGCCGGTCCCGCAGCGGGGTCGCCTTCTCGATCCGGTCGGTGGTCATGGTCATCTCTTTCCTCCTGTGGTCGACCTCGCGAGTGCGAGGTGCGCGCAGGCGCCGCGTCGAGCGTAGCGATGGTCGCTCGTCCCGGCGCGACGCCTGCGCATGGTCACGCGGCCTTGATGAGCCCGACGCCGGCCATGTCGCGCAGGGCGGTCTTGACGAGCGTGGGGGACATGCCGACGGTCTCGGCGATGTCGCGGACCCGAGCGCGACGACGCGACATGCGCAGGATCGTCGCGAGGTTCTCCGGCGTGCGCTTGGACTGGGGGTGCGGGCTGGCGAGCGCGGCGAGCAGGTCGAGCTCCTCGGCCTCGGCGGGGCGGAGCTCCTGCACGACGGCGCTGTGCTCGACGTCCTCCTCCGCCACCGGCA includes the following:
- a CDS encoding fibronectin type III domain-containing protein; amino-acid sequence: MAITWGAVQRNLAVGIDIIMSPGSVGAGTTAVTITVNYYVRAFEAYHDDQTMNLTGGFYGPVNYRLDSNNGTTTDRHIASRTFTANTSYSGGPTYTFGAYLTGVYNGVQPSHSRSITVPARPPSPPNTSGNPTFSNVTSSNIRVTSAVPGNNGAAIVEWQFQRATNAAFTAGVATYSHNGHILDISGLAPATTYYFRVRSRNAAGWAGWSATGSRATLAAAPGAMAAPTITDVLPTEARATFAAPSNGGSAITRYEVQTSANTSYSPALTHTGSSPLPLTGLDPGQKHFARVRAVNAVGAGPWSGSSEFTTLSGSAVKVDGIWRSAKTYVKVDGTWRLAKVHKKVEGVWRL
- a CDS encoding N-acetylmuramoyl-L-alanine amidase, with product MVYIEPRHLWGARHANGDLNLSGLASEVFIHHTVTTQLLPTATVEQERAQMRSIESIGQNRFGTGISYNVIVFPSGRAYEGVSFNRRGTHTGGRNSTTRSICFAGNYEAHEPSAAALATAAAIIAEGRGTRWKTGAPVRAHRELKSTSCPGRFVFAQLGYLASGATQVGNEVKPVAPAPAPSKTPEQLYNAGFSVAEIKATQEKLNRLGYRLAVDGIRGPKSQTAIKDFQSKNGLTVDGFPGPATQAKLDARLAPAAKPAPSAGRDLYRGCKGEDVKALQRRLNRDYPAYSKLAVDGSFGPAVEAVVREFQRRSGLKVDGIAGPATRRALGL